One Alosa alosa isolate M-15738 ecotype Scorff River chromosome 22, AALO_Geno_1.1, whole genome shotgun sequence DNA segment encodes these proteins:
- the LOC125287525 gene encoding piggyBac transposable element-derived protein 4-like, giving the protein MTTSQTQTLQRTTDNHAAEEAPQFKTLKLTTDNHAAEEAPQFKTLKLTTDNHAESGEPQPKTLKLTTDNLAPRAELQPQTLKWGTDNHAADGEPQPQALLQWTSQCQKQPAESSSPKRSRQPPARAPVAPPAALEDRWRGATEEDVQPPLLPFRPKRTPGVQLDRQGEYKPSDVFRLFFSKEVMRTLCSNTNLYAAQRTAAGMKRQWTDVEAEEMLQFISIIIYLGLMKPTAARNLWRKDRLHTYPFPATVMPGYRFEAIMAYLHMSDPAADKVNDQLRGTPMYDGLCRLKPLQEQILTACRAYYHPHQNLAVDERMVATKAKIGMKQYMKDKPTKWGYKLFVLADSSNGYTCEFSIYEGKARTPSGNGLSFDAVVDLLHVPYLGTGYHVYVDNFYTSSKLFCHLHSMGFRACGTIRENRVGFPKTDINALPKNAQRGDMRWIRDGSLLFVKWRDSRDVTLCSTIHRAYSGDSMSRRTRDPETGTWSSKHISVPEPVMAYNKYMGGVDLSDALIKYYSVTRKTSRWYVKLFLHFIDIAVVNSFIIHKEMALARQKKPLTQKRFRELLCIELADCRQLPACPSAETTSEASPAASAGATSGAVSSSPPQGLDQGPQGCFPVPVCKVSTNPSLKASQGRRKCVHCKMNTIYMCRSCNVPLCIIVDRICFTEWHDKKSTQ; this is encoded by the coding sequence ATGACCACAAGCCAGACCCAAACCCTGCAGCGGACCACAGACAACCATGCAGCAGAGGAAGCGCCCCAGTTCAAAACCCTGAAATTGACCACAGACAACCATGCAGCAGAGGAAGCGCCCCAGTTCAAAACCCTGAAATTGACCACAGACAACCATGCAGAAAGCGGAGAGCCCCAGCCCAAAACCCTGAAGTTGACCACAGACAACCTGGCACCTAGGGCAGAGCTACAGCCCCAAACCCTGAAGTGGGGCACAGATAACCATGCAGCAGATGGAGAGCCCCAGCCCCAAGCCCTCCTCCAATGGACAAGCCAGTGCCAGAAGCAGCCAGCGGAGAGCTCCAGCCCCAAGCGCAGCCGCCAGCCCCCAGCCCGGGCCCCAGTAGCGCCACCTGCTGCGCTGGAGGATCGATGGCGTGGTGCCACAGAGGAAGATGTGCAGCCTCCCCTGTTGCCGTTTCGCCCCAAGAGGACCCCTGGAGTTCAGCTGGACCGTCAGGGGGAATACAAACCCTCTGACGTCTTCCGGCTGTTCTTCAGTAAGGAGGTGATGCGCACCCTGTGCAGCAACACCAACCTATATGCTGCGCAGAGGACTGCGGCGGGCATGAAGAGGCAGTGGACAGACGTAGAGGCTGAGGAGATGCTCCAGTTTATCAGCATCATCATCTATCTCGGCCTGATGAAGCCCACAGCTGCACGGAACTTGTGGAGGAAGGACCGCCTGCACACCTACCCATTTCCTGCCACTGTGATGCCCGGCTACCGCTTCGAGGCCATCATGGCGTACCTACACATGAGTGACCCGGCAGCAGATAAGGTGAACGACCAGCTCCGAGGCACTCCCATGTACGATGGCCTCTGCCGCCTCAAGCCACTGCAGGAGCAGATTCTGACCGCCTGCCGAGCCTACTACCACCCTCACCAGAACCTGGCAGTAGACGAACGCATGGTGGCCACCAAGGCGAAGATCGGGATGAAGCAGTACATGAAGGACAAGCCCACGAAGTGGGGCTACAAGCTCTTCGTCCTGGCCGACAGCTCCAACGGCTACACCTGCGAGTTCAGCATCTATGAGGGGAAAGCCAGAACACCGTCGGGAAACGGCCTGAGCTTTGATGCGGTTGTCGACCTGCTCCATGTGCCCTATCTGGGCACGGGGTATCACGTGTACGTAGACAACTTCTACACCAGCTCGAAGCTCTTCTGTCACCTACACAGCATGGGTTTCAGGGCCTGTGGAACCATACGTGAGAACAGGGTCGGCTTTCCAAAGACTGACATCAATGCCCTGCCAAAGAACGCGCAGCGCGGAGACATGCGGTGGATCAGAGACGGCTCGTTGCTGTTTGTGAAGTGGAGAGACTCCAGAGATGTCACGCTCTGCTCCACGATTCACAGAGCCTACAGCGGGGATTCAATGTCGCGGCGGACCCGAGACCCTGAAACTGGCACCTGGTCCTCTAAACACATCTCTGTCCCAGAGCCTGTGATGGCATACAACAAGTACATGGGGGGAGTGGACTTGTCCGACGCTCTTATAAAGTACTACTCGGTCACACGGAAGACCAGCCGTTGGTACGTGAAGCTCTTTCTGCACTTCATCGACATCGCAGTGGTGAACAGTTTCATCATCCATAAGGAGATGGCCCTGGCGAGGCAGAAGAAGCCGCTCACCCAGAAGCGGTTTAGGGAGCTGCTGTGCATTGAGCTGGCCGACTGTAGGCAGCTGCCGGCGTGCCCATCTGCAGAGACCACCAGCGAGGCATCGCCAGCTGCATCTGCAGGAGCCACAAGTGGGGCagtctcctcatctcctcctcaggGTCTGGACCAAGGACCGCAGGGGTGCTTCCCGGTTCCAGTGTGTAAGGTGTCCACTAACCCGTCCCTGAAGGCCTCACAAGGGAGGAGGAAATGTGTGCACTGCAAGATGAATACCATCTACATGTGCAGATCTTGCAATGTGCCACTTTGCATTATTGTGGACAGAATTTGCTTCACAGAGTGGCATGATAAGAAGAGCACACAATGA